One region of Takifugu flavidus isolate HTHZ2018 chromosome 14, ASM371156v2, whole genome shotgun sequence genomic DNA includes:
- the mrps17 gene encoding 28S ribosomal protein S17, mitochondrial produces MSVRRATVHAKWVIGRVIGTKMEKTAKVRVTRLVLDPYLLKYYNKRKTYFAHDALEQCTVGDIVLLKALPEARSKHVKHELSEIVYKVGRVVDPLTGKRVAGTEFLEPLTDLVVSPDEEVKLSETLKELHISAGSSGSDSAPAQKPSS; encoded by the exons ATGTCTGTCAGGCGTGCTACAGTCCATGCAAAATGGGTCATCGGCAGAGTTATAGGGACCAAGATGGAAAAAACAGCCAAAGTGCGAGTCACAAGGTTGGTGCTGGATCCTTATCTGCTCAAG TACTACAACAAGAGGAAGACCTACTTTGCACATGATGCTTTGGAGCAATGCACTGTGGGAGATATTGTCCTTCTCAAAGCTCTGCCTGAAGCGAGGtccaaacatgtgaagcatgaaCTGTCGGAGATAGTGTACAAAGTGGGCCGGGTGGTCGACCCACTGACGGGAAAGAGAGTTGCGGGAACAGAGTTTTTGGAGCCTCTCACTGACCTCGTGGTCAGTCCAGACGAAGAGGTAAAATTATCTGAGACACTAAAGGAGCTCCACATCTCTGCTGGGTCAAGTGGATCTGATTCAGCACCAGCACAGAAGCCTTCTTCATGA
- the LOC130537620 gene encoding protein NipSnap homolog 2-like — protein MATRIFHTVGRGLKHTKNGLRMNATVTVVTRSLSAYQDSWFKSLFVRKVDPRKDAHSHLLAKKEDNNLYKIQFHNVKPECLDAYNELCEDVLPSIHADPEYPCELVGTWNTWYGEQDQAVHLWRYRGGYPALTEVMNKLRQNKKFMDYRNERGKMLLSRRNQLLLEFSFWNEPVPRPGPNIYELRSYQLRPGTMIEWGNYWARAIEIRQQNQEAVGGFFSQIGSLYTVHHLWAYKDLQSRENTRNAAWQRDGWDEIVYYTVPLIQHMESRIMIPMKTSPLK, from the exons ATGGCCACTCGGATCTTTCACACAGTGGGCAGAGGCCTTAAACACACGAAAAATGGGCTTCGGATGAACGCAACGGTTACGGTCGTCACAAG GAGTCTCTCAGCTTACCAGGACAGCTGGTTCAAATCCCTGTTTGTCCGGAAGGTTGACCCCAGGAAAGATGCCCACTCTCACCTGCTTGCCAAAAAAGAAGATAACAATCTGTATAAAATCCAGT TTCACAATGTCAAGCCCGAGTGCCTTGATGCTTACAATGAACTTTG TGAAGATGTGTTGCCTTCGATTCATGCCGATCCCGAGTACCCCTGCGAGCTGGTGGGCACCTGGAACACATGGTACGGCGAGCAGGATCAGGCAG TGCACCTGTGGAGATATCGGGGGGGATACCCAGCTCTCACTGAAGTCATGAATAAACTCAGGCAGAATAAG AAATTCATGGACTACAGGAACGAGAGGGGGAAGATGCTGCTGTCTCGTAggaaccagctgctgctggagttcaGCTTCTGGAACGAACCGGTACCTCGTCCAGGACCCAACATCTACGAGCTTCGGTCATATCAGCTCAGG cCGGGGACGATGATCGAGTGGGGAAATTACTG GGCTCGCGCCATCGAGATTcgtcagcagaaccaggaggcAGTGGGGGGATTTTTCTCCCAGATTGGAAGTTTATACACGGTTCACCACTTATGGG CTTACAAAGACCTTCAGTCCAGGGAAAATACCAGAAATGCAGCCTGGCAGCGAGACGGTTGGGATGAAATTGTCTATTACACCG TTCCCCTTATTCAGCATATGGAATCTAGAATAATGATCCCCATGAAGACTTCACCTCTGAAGTGA